From Homalodisca vitripennis isolate AUS2020 chromosome 1, UT_GWSS_2.1, whole genome shotgun sequence, the proteins below share one genomic window:
- the LOC124356855 gene encoding uncharacterized protein CG1161-like has product MKELLYYVVFFLAVSYVKAQSYEDARCKCVCTVVNGTQTYKKLYIANVPPNNDCDGVSVPVVDNDNKTQELCPRCECKYESRNTTIIKVVVIIVIWIISLLVIYMLFLICLDPLLNKRAKSSYVEHTNEDDESGGVPAGSSHQMGVRGGNVLNRVGHQQDKWKKQVREQRKNIYDRHTMLN; this is encoded by the exons ATGAAAGAATTATTGTATTATGTTGTCTTTTTCCTTGCAGTGAGTTACGTAAAG GCTCAGTCCTATGAAGATGCTCGCTGTAAATGTGTTTGTACTGTTGTCAACGGAACTCAAACTTACAAGAAGTTATATATTGCCAATGTACCTCCTAACaa cgaTTGCGACGGAGTAAGCGTTCCAGTGGTGGATAATGATAACAAAACCCAAGAGCTGTGCCCTCGATGTGAATGCAAGTACGAAAGTAGAAATACAACCATAATCAAG GTTGTAGTTATAATTGTAATCTGGATCATCTCTTTGCTTGTGATCTACATGCTGTTCTTGATCTGCCTGGACCCACTTCTGAACAAGAGAGCTAAGAGCAGCTATGTGGAGCATACTAATGAGGAT GATGAAAGCGGTGGTGTCCCAGCTGGATCCTCTCACCAGATGGGAGTTAGAGGAGGCAATGTTCTCAACAGAGTCGGGCACCAACAAGACAAGTGGAAGAAACAAGTCCGAGAACAGCGGAAAAATATTTATGACCGACACACAATGCTTAATTAA